In one window of Brachyhypopomus gauderio isolate BG-103 chromosome 16, BGAUD_0.2, whole genome shotgun sequence DNA:
- the rwdd2b gene encoding RWD domain-containing protein 2B yields the protein MACAEEAEAQLAELELMASMFPSQDEFVVDHLAHAELRAYVEGTSDTPPCTRPEFSIKLKIDGATVNQIGVTLSCTYPPNYPKVLPEIAVRCAEISRAQQSRLLADLTSYLRASCCGDVCALSAVEWLKEHALEYLGRSALDHAPKKETVASQPRETFTRLWIYSHHIYNKSKRKNILEWAKEMNLSGFCMPGKPGIVCVEGLHPACEDFWARLKVLTWKRIMIRHREDVAIELVGGVSGEAEDIDSLRRFSGFEEAIFDPHGNRGNHMDLGQLFQFLSDRGCGEMFQLYFGVEGR from the exons ATGGCGTGTGCAGAAGAAGCAGAGGCTCAGCTGGCAGAACTAGAACTTATGGCGAGTATGTTCCCCAGCCAGGACGAGTTTGTGGTCGACCATCTCGCCCACGCAGAACTTCGAGCGTATGTTGAAGGAACCAGCGACACTCCGCCTTGTACAAGACCTGAATTCTCCATCAAGCTGAAGATAGACGGTGCGACAGTTAAccag ATTGGTGTTACACTGTCTTGTACATACCCACCCAACTATCCTAAAGTGTTGCCAGAGATCGCAGTCAG GTGCGCCGAGATTAGCCGCGCGCAGCAGTCTCGCCTCCTCGCCGATTTGACTTCCTACCTGCGCGCGAGCTGCTGCGGTGACGTGTGCGCGCTCTCTGCCGTGGAGTGGCTCAAGGAGCACGCGCTCGAATACCTCGGCAGGAGTGCCCTGGACCACGCCCCCAAGAAAGAGACGGTCGCGTCACAGCCCAGAGAAACCTTTACTAGGCTCTGGATCTACAGCCATCACATTTATAACAAGAGCAAGAGAAAGAACATTCTGGAATGGGCTAAGGAGATGAACCTGTCGGGCTTTTGCATGCCGGGAAAGCCAggcattgtgtgtgtggaggggctaCACCCTGCCTGTGAGGACTTCTGGGCCAG GCTGAAAGTTTTGACCTGGAAGAGGATCATGATTCGACACAGGGAGGATGTTGCCATAGAGCTGGTGGGCGGAGTCAGTGGCGAGGCGGAGGACATCGACTCACTTCGAAGGTTCTCCGGCTTTGAGGAGGCCATTTTCGACCCTCATGGAAATAGGGGCAATCACATGGACCTTGGTCAGCTTTTCCAGTTCCTCAGTGACAGGGGATGTGGGGAGATGTTCCAGCTGTACTTTGGGGTTGAAGGGAGATAA
- the usp16 gene encoding ubiquitin carboxyl-terminal hydrolase 16 isoform X2 yields MTCTTPARGSWPSWSPALGSIRWLTRTTRPRPELEEKSGEAGVGVAEKDQEITANQKERKKGSKQNGSPKEPAAASVSDNGTVAVRGFSNLGNTCFFNAVLQNLSQTRLLRQLLGDLRDEERSVLLKPPPSSALEPLQVQLPRPGALTLAMCQLLNEIQETKKSVVTPRELFTQVCKKAARFKGFQQQDSQELLRYLLDGMRAEESCRVTAGILQALKGAGKGSDPEQKKLVKEYEGNGVTRSFVDRVFGGEMSSTVMCKHCKTVSLVTEVFLDLSLPVADEAYRKKNQRKGVQQRNSVCEDGGRDIPLANGTEDMPTGAGSKYQQKKAKKQAKKQSKNQKRQQKQGAKVTLDSLTNQNTGDALEVPPPGVDGQVADTEGGEDQLMSQSVTTDPAEQNEDGPPGEEEEEEEKSLQGCVSVQSTSCMDSKGSSPLSEERTALDKPLEHKRGEEEEEEEGESSTPPSRETEELTEAVEALSLLAAPEEERQDREEPGDSLEYVVVNRDPELAFHALASRAAPDKQECSVESCLYQFTKVEHLTESNSLLCATCTKRQTSPKGSDGTKKNVYRDALKQMLISSPPPVLTLHLKRFQQVGYSVCKVNRHVQFPQVLDLGPFCSLICKGVEEGQTQVLYSLYGIVEHSGTMRSGHYTAFVKTRPQAQTTLQNGTEPGETAPPKGCWFHISDSSVQPVTEAKVQNSQAYLLFYERIS; encoded by the exons ATGACGTGCACTACTCCAGCACGGGGCAGCTGGCCCAGCTGGTCTCCAGCATTAGGAAGCATTCGTTGGCTGACTCGGACCACAAGGCCTCGGCCAGAG TTGGAGGAAAAGAGCGGCGAAGCgggggtgggcgtggccgaGAAAGACCAAGAAATCACGGCCAACCAGAAAGAGCGAAAGAAGGGTTCAAAGCAGAACGGCTCCCCAAAGGAACCGGCTGCGGCCTCCGTGTCCGACAACGGTACCGTGGCAGTGCGAGGCTTCAGTAATCTGGGCAACACGTGTTTCTTCAACGCCGTGCTCCAG AATCTGTCCCAAACGCGACTGCTGCGTCAGCTGCTCGGTGACCTGAGGGACGAGGAGAGGAGCGTGCTGCTGAAGCCACCGCCGTCCTCCGCGCTG GAGCCTTTGCAGGTGCAGTTGCCAAGACCCGGGGCCCTCACGCTGGCCATGTGTCAGCTGCTTAACGAAATCCAGGAGACCAAGAAATCCGTCGTGACTCCTCGAGAACTCTTCACCCAAGTGTGTAAGAA AGCGGCCAGGTTCAAGGGCTTCCAGCAGCAGGACAGTCAGGAGCTGCTGCGCTACCTGCTGGATGGCATGAGGGCGGAGGAGAGTTGT CGGGTGACTGCTGGAATTCTGCAGGCACTGAAAGGTGCTGGTAAAGGTTCTGACCCAGAGCAGAAGAAATTGGTGAAAG AGTATGAAGGAAACGGTGTAACCAGGAGCTTTGTGGACCGCGTGTTTGGCGGAGAGATGAGCAGCACTGTCATGTGCAAACACTGCAAGACGGTTTCCTTGGTTACGGAGGTGTTTCTGGACCTGTCCCTACCTGTGGCTGACGAG GCTTACAGGAAGAAGAACCAGAGGAAGGGAGTTCAGCAGAGGAACAGTGTCTGTGAGGATGGTGGGCGGGACATTCCTCTGGCCAATGGGACGGAGGATATGCCGACTGGGGCAGGCAGCAAGTACCAGCAGAAGAAGGCCAAGAAGCAGGCAAAAAAACAGTCCAAG AACCAGAAACGACAGCAGAAACAAGGAGCAAAGGTCACGCTGGACtctctgaccaatcagaacacGGGCGACGCTCTGGAAGTCCCGCCTCCTGGTGTGGACGGACAGGTGGCTGACACTGAAGGTGGGGAGGACCAGTTAATGAGCCAATCAGTGACCACTGATCCTGCGGAGCAGAATGAGGATGGGCCTcctggagaggaagaggaggaggaggaaaagagcCTCCAGGGCTGCGTGTCTGTGCAAAGCACTTCCTGTATGGATAGCAAGGGCTCCAGCCCCCTGTCAGAGGAGAGAACAGCCCTGGACAAGCCTTTGGAgcataagagaggagaggaagaggaggaagaagaaggcgAATCAAGCACACCGCCAAGCAGGGAGACGGAGGAATTAACGGAGGCCGTGGAGGCACTGTCGCTGCTGGCAGCCCCCGAGGAAGAGAGGCAGGACAGGGAAGAGCCAGGCGATTCCCTGGAGTACGTCGTGGTTAACCGGGACCCGGAGCTGGCCTTCCACGCGCTggccagcagggcggcgccAGACAAGCAGGAGTGCTCGGTGGAGTCATGCCTCTACCAGTTCACAAAGGTGGAACACCTGACGGAGAGCAACAGCCTGTTGTGTGCGACCTGCACGAAAAGGCAGACCAGCCCCAAAGGCTCCGACG GTACCAAGAAGAACGTTTACAGGGACGCGCTGAAGCAGATGTTGAtatcttcacctccacctgtgcTTACGTTGCATCTGAAGAGGTTCCAACAG GTGGGATACAGTGTCTGTAAGGTCAACAGACACGTTCAGTTCCCTCAGGTGCTGGACCTTGGCCCATTCTGCTCCCTAATTTGCAAG ggagTGGAGGAAGGACAGACACAAGTGCTCTATTCTCTCTACGGCATCGTGGAACACAGTGGCACCATGAGGTCAGGCCATTACACTGCGTTTGTTAAAACACGGCCCCAGGCCCAGACCACGCTGCAGAACGGAACCGAGCCAG
- the usp16 gene encoding ubiquitin carboxyl-terminal hydrolase 16 isoform X1, with protein sequence MGKKRAKDRSPREDDSADLSGATCTHIRKGIDRSLLKKTGLDQHWDTCQECIKERGGNCDVVSDQEMVQESPAIWMCLKCGYRGCGRSSEHKHAIRHYEKPRSEPHCLVLSLDNWSVWCYICDDDVHYSSTGQLAQLVSSIRKHSLADSDHKASARELEEKSGEAGVGVAEKDQEITANQKERKKGSKQNGSPKEPAAASVSDNGTVAVRGFSNLGNTCFFNAVLQNLSQTRLLRQLLGDLRDEERSVLLKPPPSSALEPLQVQLPRPGALTLAMCQLLNEIQETKKSVVTPRELFTQVCKKAARFKGFQQQDSQELLRYLLDGMRAEESCRVTAGILQALKGAGKGSDPEQKKLVKEYEGNGVTRSFVDRVFGGEMSSTVMCKHCKTVSLVTEVFLDLSLPVADEAYRKKNQRKGVQQRNSVCEDGGRDIPLANGTEDMPTGAGSKYQQKKAKKQAKKQSKNQKRQQKQGAKVTLDSLTNQNTGDALEVPPPGVDGQVADTEGGEDQLMSQSVTTDPAEQNEDGPPGEEEEEEEKSLQGCVSVQSTSCMDSKGSSPLSEERTALDKPLEHKRGEEEEEEEGESSTPPSRETEELTEAVEALSLLAAPEEERQDREEPGDSLEYVVVNRDPELAFHALASRAAPDKQECSVESCLYQFTKVEHLTESNSLLCATCTKRQTSPKGSDGTKKNVYRDALKQMLISSPPPVLTLHLKRFQQVGYSVCKVNRHVQFPQVLDLGPFCSLICKGVEEGQTQVLYSLYGIVEHSGTMRSGHYTAFVKTRPQAQTTLQNGTEPGETAPPKGCWFHISDSSVQPVTEAKVQNSQAYLLFYERIS encoded by the exons ATGGGTAAAAAGCGAGCAAAAGATAGAAGTCCAAGAGAGGATGACTCTGCGGACCTGTCAG GTGCTACCTGTACGCATATCCGTAAAGGAATCGACCGCAGCTTGTTAAAAAAGACGGGCTTGGACCAGCACTGGGACACCTGCCAGGAATGCATAAAAGAGAGAGGAGGCAACTGTGACGTTGTTTCTGACCAGGAGATGGTCCAGGAGTCACCAGCCATATGGATGTGTCTGAAATGCGGTTATAGG GGCTGTGGCAGGTCGTCAGAGCATAAACATGCCATCAGACACTATGAGAAGCCACGCTCAGAGCCACATTGCTTAGTGCTCAGCCTGGACAACTGGAGCGTGTG GTGTTACATCTGCGACGATGACGTGCACTACTCCAGCACGGGGCAGCTGGCCCAGCTGGTCTCCAGCATTAGGAAGCATTCGTTGGCTGACTCGGACCACAAGGCCTCGGCCAGAG AGTTGGAGGAAAAGAGCGGCGAAGCgggggtgggcgtggccgaGAAAGACCAAGAAATCACGGCCAACCAGAAAGAGCGAAAGAAGGGTTCAAAGCAGAACGGCTCCCCAAAGGAACCGGCTGCGGCCTCCGTGTCCGACAACGGTACCGTGGCAGTGCGAGGCTTCAGTAATCTGGGCAACACGTGTTTCTTCAACGCCGTGCTCCAG AATCTGTCCCAAACGCGACTGCTGCGTCAGCTGCTCGGTGACCTGAGGGACGAGGAGAGGAGCGTGCTGCTGAAGCCACCGCCGTCCTCCGCGCTG GAGCCTTTGCAGGTGCAGTTGCCAAGACCCGGGGCCCTCACGCTGGCCATGTGTCAGCTGCTTAACGAAATCCAGGAGACCAAGAAATCCGTCGTGACTCCTCGAGAACTCTTCACCCAAGTGTGTAAGAA AGCGGCCAGGTTCAAGGGCTTCCAGCAGCAGGACAGTCAGGAGCTGCTGCGCTACCTGCTGGATGGCATGAGGGCGGAGGAGAGTTGT CGGGTGACTGCTGGAATTCTGCAGGCACTGAAAGGTGCTGGTAAAGGTTCTGACCCAGAGCAGAAGAAATTGGTGAAAG AGTATGAAGGAAACGGTGTAACCAGGAGCTTTGTGGACCGCGTGTTTGGCGGAGAGATGAGCAGCACTGTCATGTGCAAACACTGCAAGACGGTTTCCTTGGTTACGGAGGTGTTTCTGGACCTGTCCCTACCTGTGGCTGACGAG GCTTACAGGAAGAAGAACCAGAGGAAGGGAGTTCAGCAGAGGAACAGTGTCTGTGAGGATGGTGGGCGGGACATTCCTCTGGCCAATGGGACGGAGGATATGCCGACTGGGGCAGGCAGCAAGTACCAGCAGAAGAAGGCCAAGAAGCAGGCAAAAAAACAGTCCAAG AACCAGAAACGACAGCAGAAACAAGGAGCAAAGGTCACGCTGGACtctctgaccaatcagaacacGGGCGACGCTCTGGAAGTCCCGCCTCCTGGTGTGGACGGACAGGTGGCTGACACTGAAGGTGGGGAGGACCAGTTAATGAGCCAATCAGTGACCACTGATCCTGCGGAGCAGAATGAGGATGGGCCTcctggagaggaagaggaggaggaggaaaagagcCTCCAGGGCTGCGTGTCTGTGCAAAGCACTTCCTGTATGGATAGCAAGGGCTCCAGCCCCCTGTCAGAGGAGAGAACAGCCCTGGACAAGCCTTTGGAgcataagagaggagaggaagaggaggaagaagaaggcgAATCAAGCACACCGCCAAGCAGGGAGACGGAGGAATTAACGGAGGCCGTGGAGGCACTGTCGCTGCTGGCAGCCCCCGAGGAAGAGAGGCAGGACAGGGAAGAGCCAGGCGATTCCCTGGAGTACGTCGTGGTTAACCGGGACCCGGAGCTGGCCTTCCACGCGCTggccagcagggcggcgccAGACAAGCAGGAGTGCTCGGTGGAGTCATGCCTCTACCAGTTCACAAAGGTGGAACACCTGACGGAGAGCAACAGCCTGTTGTGTGCGACCTGCACGAAAAGGCAGACCAGCCCCAAAGGCTCCGACG GTACCAAGAAGAACGTTTACAGGGACGCGCTGAAGCAGATGTTGAtatcttcacctccacctgtgcTTACGTTGCATCTGAAGAGGTTCCAACAG GTGGGATACAGTGTCTGTAAGGTCAACAGACACGTTCAGTTCCCTCAGGTGCTGGACCTTGGCCCATTCTGCTCCCTAATTTGCAAG ggagTGGAGGAAGGACAGACACAAGTGCTCTATTCTCTCTACGGCATCGTGGAACACAGTGGCACCATGAGGTCAGGCCATTACACTGCGTTTGTTAAAACACGGCCCCAGGCCCAGACCACGCTGCAGAACGGAACCGAGCCAG
- the grik1b gene encoding glutamate receptor ionotropic, kainate 1 yields the protein MAKRKGLLFSLLCLLTDLCVSSQQVLRIGGIFETLENEPVSVEELAFKFAVTNINRNRTLMPNITLTYDIQRINLFDSFEASRRACDQLALGVAAVFGPAHSSSVSAVQSICNALEVPHIQTRWKHPSVDNRDSFYINLHPDYASISRAVLDIVQFFKWKTVTVVYEDATGLIRLQELIKAPSRYSIKIKIRQLPAGSKDARPLLKEMKKGREFCVIFDCSYQSSAELLKQLLSMGMMTEYYHFFFTTLDLYALDLEPYRYSGVNMTGFRLLNLDKPQVTSVLEKWSMERLQSQNRPESGLMEGMMTTDAALMYDAVYMVAGVSQRVSPITVSSLQCHRHKPWRFGSRFITMFKEAQWNGLTGQIILNQTDGQRKEFDLDIISLREDGMEKIGVWNSNSGLNMTETSKERAANITDSMVNRTLIVTTILENPYVMYKKSDKPLYGNDRFEGYCLDLLKELSNILGFAYEVKLVSDGKYGAQNDKGEWNGMVRELMDHVADLAVAPLTITYVREKVIDFSKPFMTLGISILYHKPNGTNPGVFSFLNPLSPDIWMYVLLACLGVSCVLFVIARFTPYEWYNPHPCNPDSDIVENNFTLINSMWFGVGALMQQGSELMPKALSTRIVGGIWWFFTLIIISSYTANLAAFLTVERMDSPIDSADDLAKQTKIEYGAVRDGSTMTFFKKSKISTYEKMWAFMSSRKNTALVKNNREGIQRVLNTDYALLMESTSIEYISQRNCNLTQIGGLIDSKGYGVGTPIGSPYRDKVTIAILQLQEEGKLHMMKEKWWRGNGCPEEDSKEASALGVENIGGIFIVLVAGLVLSVFVAIGEFVYKSRREPDAEEENAGRCEWHSKF from the exons GGGGCATTTTTGAGACATTGGAGAATGAGCCGGTCAGTGTGGAAGAGCTGGCCTTCAAGTTTGCTGTGACCAACATCAATCGAAACAGGACATTAATGCCCAACATTACGCTCACCTATGACATCCAGCGCATCAACCTTTTTGATAGTTTTGAGGCCTCTCGAAGAG CGTGCGATCAGCTGGCGTTGGGGGTGGCTGCTGTCtttggccccgcccacagctCCTCGGTGAGTGCAGTGCAGTCCATCTGCAATGCCCTGGAGGTTCCCCACATCCAGACCCGCTGGAAACATCCATCTGTGGACAACAGGGACAGCTTCTACATCAACCTCCACCCGGACTACGCCTCTATTAGCCGGGCTGTGTTGGATATTGTGCAGTTTTTCAAGTGGAAGACGGTTACTGTAGTCTATGAGGATGCCACAG GTCTGATTCGTCTGCAGGAGCTGATCAAAGCGCCATCCCGATACAGCATTAAAATTAAGATCAGGCAGCTCCCAGCGGGCAGCAAAGACGCTCGGCCACTTCTGAAAGAGATGAAGAAAGGGAGGGAGTTCTGCGTCATCTTCGACTGCTCGTACCAGAGCTCAGCCGAGCTGTTAaagcag TTACTGTCGATGGGCATGATGACGGAGTACTACCATTTCTTCTTCACCACACTG gATCTATATGCTCTGGATCTGGAGCCATACCGCTACAGTGGGGTGAATATGACAGGCTTCCGCCTGCTCAATCTGGACAAGCCTCAGGTGACTTCAGTGTTGGAGAAATGGTCCATGGAGAGACTGCAGTCTCAAAACAGACCCGAGAGTGGCCTCATGGAGGGCATGATGACG ACGGACGCTGCCCTGATGTACGATGCCGTGTACATGGTGGCCGGCGTGTCTCAGCGGGTCTCCCCGATCACCGTCAGCTCACTGCAGTGCCACAGACACAAACCCTGGCGCTTCGGATCACGCTTCATCACCATGTTCAAGGAG GCCCAGTGGAATGGACTGACTGGACAAATAATCCTAAACCAGACGGACGGCCAGAGGAAGGAGTTTGACTTGGACATTATCAGCCTGAGAGAGGACGGCATGGAGAAG ATCGGGGTGTGGAACTCCAATTCAGGCCTTAATATGACAGAGACAAGCAAAGAGAGGGCCGCTAATATTACAGACTCCATGGTCAACCGTACCTTAATCGTCACCACTATCctg GAAAACCCATACGTGATGTATAAGAAGTCAGACAAGCCACTGTACGGAAATGACAGGTTTGAGGGTTACTGTCTGGACCTGCTGAAGGAACTTTCCAACATCCTGGGCTTTGCCTACGAGGTCAAATTGGTGTCGGATGGCAAATACGGTGCCCAGAACGACAAGGGGGAGTGGAACGGAATGGTCCGCGAGCTCATGGATCAT GTGGCCGACCTCGCTGTGGCTCCTCTCACCATCACTTACGTGAGGGAGAAGGTCATCGATTTCTCCAAGCCCTTCATGACCCTGGGAATCTCCATCCTTTACCACAAACCCAATGGCACCAACCCAGGCGTCTTCTCCTTCCTGAACCCTCTCTCGCCCGACATCTGGATGTATGTGCTCCTCGCCTGTCTCGGGGTCAGCTGTGTGCTCTTCGTCATCGCCAG ATTTACTCCTTACGAATGGTACAACCCTCACCCCTGCAACCCCGACTCTGACATTGTGGAGAATAACTTCACTCTAATCAACAGCATGTGGTTTGGTGTTGGAGCCCTTATGCAGCAAG GTTCAGAACTGATGCCCAAAGCTCTGTCTACAAGAATCGTAGGAGGCATCTGGTGGTTCTTCACCCTCATAATCATCTCGTCCTACACGGCCAACCTGGCCGCCTTCCTCACCGTGGAGCGCATGGATTCGCCGATCGACTCGGCCGATGATCTGGCCAAGCAGACCAAGATTGAGTATGGAGCAGTGAGAGACGGCTCTACCATGACCTTCTTCAAG AAGTCGAAGATCTCCACCTACGAGAAGATGTGGGCCTTCATGAGCAGCAGGAAGAACACGGCGCTGGTGAAGAACAACCGGGAGGGGATCCAGCGGGTGCTGAACACGGACTACGCCCTCCTGATGGAGTCCACCAGCATCGAGTACATCAGCCAGCGCAACTGTAACCTCACCCAGATCGGAGGACTCATAGACTCCAAGGGCTACGGGGTGGGCACTCCTATTG GTTCACCGTACCGGGACAAGGTGACCATCGCCATCCTGCAGTTGCAGGAGGAGGGCAAGCTGCACATGATGAAGGAGAAGTGGTGGAGGGGCAACGGCTGCCCCGAGGAGGACAGCAAGGAGGCCAGCGCCCTGGGTGTGGAGAACATCGGGGGCATCTTCATCGTGCTCGTCGCCGGCCTCGTGCTCTCTGTCTTCGTGGCCATCGGCGAGTTCGTCTACAAGTCCCGACGGGAGCCGGACGCGGAGGAGGAGAACGCAGGCCGCTGCGAGTGGCACAGCAAGTTCTGA